The Verrucomicrobium spinosum DSM 4136 = JCM 18804 genome includes a region encoding these proteins:
- the chrA gene encoding chromate efflux transporter, producing MDLAKLSLAWDVNSSQFIHFPVPVSSSIALLAQTSETPSPAPSFREALRFWVKLGFISFGGPAGQIAIMHTELVDRKKWISEPLFLHALNFCMLLPGPEAQQLATYLGWRLHGVRGGIVAGALFVLPAVVILWALSWLYISLGHVEWVAAIFYGLQPAVMAIVAAAVLRVGRKALRNSVMWGLAVAAFVALFIFKAPFAAVMLGAGILGWIGSQIAPRYFGGGKDQAESRGAPVVDCGDSLNPAVEDLGEEAAGYRSGWSHALRVVGCGTLLWWGPILLAGWVAGWQSVWFKLGFFFSKAALITFGGAYAVLPYVAQQAVDQHHWLTTPQMMSGLALAETTPGPLIMVLQFVGFVGAWQSPGPLPPLLAATLGAAITTWATFLPSFIFVLAGAPFIERLRRVRGLTATLSAITAAVVGVILNLAVWFGIHTLWPGGGPIDLFALVLGTVLFAGMHWRKWGVIPIVMVGGGLGLVWRLLMVGGA from the coding sequence CGCTTCGGTTCTGGGTTAAGCTGGGTTTCATTAGCTTTGGCGGTCCGGCCGGGCAGATCGCCATCATGCACACCGAGCTGGTGGATCGCAAAAAGTGGATCAGCGAGCCGCTCTTTCTGCATGCGCTGAATTTCTGCATGTTACTGCCGGGCCCAGAGGCTCAGCAGCTTGCCACCTATCTTGGCTGGCGTCTCCATGGAGTGAGAGGTGGCATCGTGGCGGGCGCTTTGTTCGTTCTGCCTGCGGTCGTCATCCTCTGGGCTCTGAGTTGGCTGTACATCAGCCTGGGCCATGTGGAGTGGGTGGCGGCCATCTTCTACGGCCTGCAGCCCGCCGTCATGGCCATCGTTGCTGCGGCCGTCCTGCGGGTGGGGAGGAAGGCTCTCCGCAACAGTGTCATGTGGGGATTGGCAGTGGCCGCATTCGTGGCCCTATTTATTTTCAAGGCCCCCTTCGCCGCGGTCATGCTGGGAGCAGGAATATTGGGGTGGATTGGCAGTCAGATCGCCCCCCGATACTTTGGAGGGGGAAAGGATCAGGCAGAGAGTCGTGGAGCACCGGTTGTTGACTGTGGTGATTCCTTGAACCCCGCAGTCGAGGATCTGGGGGAGGAGGCTGCCGGATACCGCTCCGGATGGTCCCATGCGCTTCGCGTAGTGGGCTGCGGCACCCTGCTCTGGTGGGGGCCAATCCTTCTCGCCGGGTGGGTGGCGGGTTGGCAGAGCGTCTGGTTCAAGCTGGGCTTCTTCTTCAGCAAGGCGGCCCTGATCACTTTCGGCGGAGCCTATGCGGTGCTGCCGTATGTCGCCCAGCAGGCGGTGGATCAACACCACTGGCTCACGACTCCTCAAATGATGAGTGGTCTGGCTCTGGCCGAGACCACCCCGGGGCCGCTCATCATGGTGCTGCAGTTCGTCGGTTTCGTCGGGGCCTGGCAGAGTCCCGGCCCACTCCCGCCCCTGCTTGCTGCAACTCTGGGAGCAGCCATCACCACATGGGCCACGTTTCTCCCCTCCTTTATCTTTGTGCTTGCCGGCGCTCCTTTCATCGAGCGACTACGCCGCGTACGCGGCCTCACGGCCACGCTCTCAGCCATCACTGCGGCGGTGGTGGGGGTCATCCTCAATCTCGCTGTCTGGTTTGGCATTCACACCCTCTGGCCGGGAGGTGGTCCTATCGATCTCTTCGCCCTTGTGCTCGGGACTGTCCTTTTCGCGGGAATGCACTGGCGGAAGTGGGGTGTCATCCCCATAGTTATGGTGGGTGGGGGGCTCGGTTTGGTGTGGCGGCTGCTGATGGTCGGTGGGGCGTAG
- a CDS encoding exosortase/archaeosortase family protein, protein MNPASAALDTKLSPAVQHGRRVPWLALGTGLGVMMVLFAVWPYQHWQFARRGSVLEGWYKVLNLADNSEWQFCLFVPFIVGFLVYRVRDTLARLPIAGSWSGAIVLGLAVICYWLGYKVDTGYLGFAALQLAVAGLVLLLAGTAWMRALFFPWLFLAFAWPFFPLDSLLAAKLKIPTAQIACQILSWTGVDVVREGSTVQSAANFATGLKQGAAFTFDVSDSCSGMRSLYALMMVGVLYGYLSLRRTGPRLLLAASTIPLAVAGNVFRLLMLAVGSLWFGQEFAVGRQVDGKQVDSAFHLLAGFMVFGVALAGMFGLATLLEGRHWNRLRLWTGAEGDAVTSGRTESRFNAALVKSGAAVALALGGILLCWTTPTAPTLAEPGLKMELPAMVDSYQSMQLTMTAKEASIFEPGVKLDRRVYGNGQRQILGTLVMSGPAKKSLHQPDICLPNQGWIIASTQEVPIAMKDGRFKKVTLMRVFRDQETAPGVRVRSWGLNIFWYEGSSGVSTPSYLMSNFISYRDAILFNLNHRWGMASYFMRLPDKELGVVDTDPLGELQAIDALMQFVSASLPAIVVD, encoded by the coding sequence ATGAACCCCGCCTCCGCTGCCCTCGACACCAAGCTATCGCCCGCTGTGCAGCACGGCCGTCGTGTGCCGTGGCTGGCGCTGGGCACCGGCTTGGGGGTCATGATGGTGCTCTTTGCCGTCTGGCCCTACCAGCACTGGCAGTTCGCCCGACGCGGCAGCGTGCTGGAAGGCTGGTACAAGGTGCTCAACTTGGCGGATAATTCTGAGTGGCAGTTCTGCCTTTTCGTCCCCTTTATCGTTGGGTTCCTCGTTTACCGGGTGAGGGATACGCTGGCCCGTCTCCCCATCGCCGGCTCCTGGTCGGGAGCGATCGTGCTCGGGTTGGCGGTGATCTGCTACTGGCTCGGGTACAAGGTGGACACCGGTTATCTCGGGTTTGCCGCACTGCAACTGGCCGTGGCGGGCTTGGTGCTGCTCCTGGCGGGCACCGCATGGATGAGGGCGTTGTTCTTCCCTTGGTTGTTCCTGGCCTTTGCCTGGCCTTTTTTCCCTCTGGACAGCCTGCTCGCGGCCAAGCTGAAGATTCCCACCGCCCAAATCGCCTGCCAGATCCTCTCTTGGACGGGTGTGGATGTGGTGCGGGAGGGATCCACCGTTCAGTCCGCGGCGAACTTTGCCACCGGGCTCAAGCAGGGCGCTGCATTCACTTTTGACGTGTCCGACTCTTGCAGCGGCATGCGCTCCCTCTACGCACTGATGATGGTGGGGGTGCTGTACGGGTACCTCAGCCTGCGTCGCACGGGTCCTAGGCTGCTATTGGCGGCCAGCACCATCCCGCTCGCGGTGGCGGGAAATGTATTCCGCCTTCTCATGCTCGCCGTCGGCTCCCTGTGGTTCGGTCAGGAGTTTGCCGTGGGGCGACAGGTGGATGGCAAGCAGGTGGACTCAGCTTTTCACCTTTTGGCGGGGTTCATGGTCTTCGGCGTCGCGTTGGCTGGTATGTTTGGCCTCGCGACGCTGTTGGAGGGGCGCCACTGGAACCGTTTGCGACTCTGGACGGGTGCTGAAGGCGATGCGGTCACCAGCGGTCGCACGGAGTCGCGCTTCAACGCCGCCCTTGTGAAGTCTGGTGCGGCGGTTGCGTTGGCGCTGGGGGGGATTCTCTTGTGCTGGACCACTCCCACCGCTCCCACTCTCGCGGAGCCCGGCCTGAAAATGGAGCTGCCTGCCATGGTGGACAGCTACCAGAGCATGCAGCTCACCATGACGGCCAAGGAAGCCTCCATTTTCGAGCCCGGGGTCAAGCTGGACCGTCGCGTCTATGGCAACGGACAGCGACAGATCCTCGGCACGTTGGTCATGAGCGGCCCGGCCAAAAAGAGCCTGCACCAGCCCGATATCTGCCTTCCCAACCAAGGATGGATCATTGCCAGTACCCAGGAGGTGCCCATCGCCATGAAAGATGGCCGATTTAAGAAGGTCACGCTCATGCGCGTCTTCCGTGATCAGGAGACTGCTCCGGGCGTCCGGGTCCGTTCCTGGGGGCTCAACATTTTCTGGTATGAGGGTTCCAGTGGTGTCAGCACTCCCAGCTACCTGATGAGCAACTTTATCAGCTACCGGGACGCCATCCTCTTCAATCTCAACCACCGCTGGGGTATGGCCTCCTACTTCATGCGCTTGCCGGACAAGGAGCTGGGGGTGGTGGACACTGACCCCTTGGGCGAGCTCCAGGCCATTGATGCCCTCATGCAGTTCGTCTCCGCCTCCCTGCCCGCGATCGTGGTGGATTAA
- a CDS encoding DUF1552 domain-containing protein, with amino-acid sequence MNSPYIAKPFSRRRFLRSAGVTLALPLLECMTPVFGRAAEVKAPRRLLLISNNLGFLPKPFFPTATGRDYELTPTLAPLADVRSEFSIFSGISHPDVNGGHSAENCFLTAARGPTKSGFRNQISLDQFAVEKLGQLTRFSTLNLGVNIDKANRSLSWTRDGVLLPAEDSATALFRRMFVQGDPEAVKKQLNRLDERGSILDTLKDHMGSLNRTLDSEDRARLDQYLTSVREVEERLVTAREWELKPKPLTTLPEPTDIQDKKLIFDKLELMLAMAQLAFESDSTRIVTLMVDAFATPAFKIHEDAATTEGYHGLSHHGQAPDKVRQLADADRQQMVILNKLIQNLASKREGAERLLDRTMVLFGSNMGDANKHDNTNLPIILSGGGLKHGQHHAFKHDNNTPLCNLFVTLLQQMGVETDKFGSSTGVMNELV; translated from the coding sequence ATGAACTCCCCTTACATCGCGAAGCCCTTCTCCCGACGCCGATTTCTTCGCAGCGCCGGGGTCACCCTGGCTCTGCCGCTGCTCGAGTGCATGACACCCGTCTTTGGCCGGGCCGCAGAAGTGAAGGCACCCCGCCGCCTGTTGCTTATCTCAAACAACCTCGGCTTCCTGCCCAAGCCCTTCTTCCCCACCGCCACGGGACGTGACTATGAACTCACGCCCACCCTCGCCCCTCTTGCCGACGTGCGGAGCGAGTTCAGCATCTTCAGCGGCATCTCCCACCCAGATGTGAATGGTGGCCATAGCGCGGAAAATTGTTTCCTCACTGCCGCCCGCGGACCCACGAAGAGCGGCTTCCGCAACCAGATCTCGCTTGACCAGTTCGCGGTGGAAAAGCTCGGTCAGCTCACCCGCTTTTCCACCCTGAATCTTGGGGTCAACATCGACAAGGCCAATCGCAGCCTCTCCTGGACGCGCGACGGAGTGTTGCTCCCTGCGGAAGACAGCGCCACCGCCCTCTTCCGCCGCATGTTCGTCCAGGGCGATCCGGAGGCTGTCAAAAAGCAGCTTAACCGCCTTGATGAACGCGGCAGCATCCTCGATACCCTCAAGGATCACATGGGCAGTCTCAACCGGACCCTCGACAGTGAGGATCGTGCCCGGCTGGATCAGTACCTGACCTCCGTGCGGGAAGTGGAGGAGCGTCTCGTCACCGCCCGCGAGTGGGAACTGAAGCCCAAGCCCCTCACCACCCTGCCCGAACCCACGGACATTCAGGACAAGAAGCTCATCTTCGACAAACTGGAACTCATGCTCGCCATGGCCCAGCTCGCCTTTGAGTCAGACTCCACCCGCATCGTCACGCTCATGGTGGACGCGTTCGCCACCCCGGCTTTCAAGATCCATGAGGATGCCGCCACCACCGAAGGCTACCACGGGCTCAGCCACCACGGCCAGGCCCCTGATAAAGTCCGTCAACTCGCCGACGCCGACCGCCAGCAGATGGTGATCCTCAATAAGCTCATCCAAAACCTCGCCTCCAAGCGAGAAGGCGCGGAACGCTTGCTCGACCGCACCATGGTGCTCTTCGGCAGCAACATGGGCGACGCCAACAAGCACGACAACACCAACCTCCCCATCATCCTCAGCGGCGGAGGCCTGAAGCACGGCCAGCACCACGCCTTCAAGCACGACAACAACACGCCCCTCTGCAATCTCTTCGTCACCCTCCTCCAACAAATGGGTGTGGAGACCGACAAGTTCGGCAGCAGCACCGGAGTGATGAACGAACTCGTGTAG
- a CDS encoding phosphoribosylaminoimidazolesuccinocarboxamide synthase: MSTTTDLPVVRPSDLGPPIYVGSVQRLYAVPGRDDLMVCETTNAGSVFDVGSIFDIPGSDVARATFRHALYTRMAQPKTWIKVREAIQKEIAKPEASAEARAFLEDLLVGPLEKMVVSGANTHHTGMLDSVTGEITAGMPENPSTFNVVRRFPVMKPVQKPILGSFVYDYSMFYQAATYVIPLEYIVRFGITGGSSVLRKYASLSDADKKTYENELGLSQAMQAWQFLPRPIFDLTSKHEPEDRNVTKQEAALMSGMEADAFVSTIKLSLLGAWAVRQLLDEIGLLLWDIKWEFAVDEGEFFFVDTIDTDSFRATAFLETEGKKIVLHYNKQSMRDYYKIAEATWFAGVNDAKKIASKTGTPFTKVLKEGQAEGKWPHTPVVHPDFLALQAKKMDIIRQHVLGNTEPEASKAALREVGEAEVDFYRQRGLFEEYCKANAI; this comes from the coding sequence ATGTCCACTACTACTGACCTTCCGGTGGTTCGTCCGTCTGATCTCGGCCCACCCATTTACGTGGGTTCCGTGCAGCGGCTTTACGCGGTTCCGGGCCGCGATGACCTCATGGTGTGCGAGACCACCAATGCGGGCTCTGTATTCGATGTCGGCAGCATTTTCGACATCCCTGGCAGTGATGTGGCCCGTGCCACCTTCCGCCACGCCCTCTACACCCGCATGGCCCAGCCCAAAACCTGGATAAAGGTTAGAGAAGCCATCCAGAAGGAGATTGCCAAGCCAGAAGCTTCCGCTGAGGCGAGGGCCTTCCTGGAAGACCTCCTGGTGGGACCGCTGGAAAAGATGGTGGTGAGCGGGGCCAATACCCACCACACCGGCATGCTCGACTCCGTGACCGGCGAGATTACCGCAGGGATGCCTGAGAATCCGAGCACCTTCAACGTGGTGCGCCGTTTCCCGGTCATGAAGCCGGTGCAGAAGCCCATCCTGGGCTCCTTCGTTTACGACTATTCCATGTTCTACCAGGCGGCCACGTACGTGATCCCGCTGGAGTACATCGTGCGTTTCGGCATCACCGGCGGGTCCTCCGTGCTGCGCAAGTACGCCAGCCTGAGCGATGCTGACAAGAAGACGTACGAAAACGAGCTGGGCCTCTCCCAGGCCATGCAGGCCTGGCAGTTCCTGCCCCGCCCGATTTTTGACCTCACCAGCAAGCACGAGCCGGAAGACCGAAACGTGACCAAGCAGGAAGCCGCTCTGATGAGCGGCATGGAGGCAGACGCCTTCGTCAGCACCATCAAGCTCAGCCTCCTGGGTGCCTGGGCCGTGCGCCAGCTTCTCGATGAGATCGGCCTCCTCCTCTGGGACATCAAGTGGGAGTTCGCCGTGGACGAGGGCGAGTTCTTCTTCGTCGATACCATCGATACCGACAGCTTCCGCGCCACTGCCTTCCTTGAGACCGAAGGCAAGAAGATCGTGCTGCACTACAACAAGCAGTCCATGCGCGACTACTACAAGATCGCCGAGGCGACCTGGTTCGCGGGCGTGAACGACGCCAAGAAGATTGCCAGCAAGACGGGCACCCCCTTCACGAAGGTGCTCAAGGAAGGCCAGGCTGAAGGCAAGTGGCCGCACACCCCGGTGGTGCACCCCGACTTCCTCGCCCTGCAGGCGAAGAAGATGGACATCATCCGCCAGCACGTGCTGGGCAACACAGAGCCGGAAGCCTCCAAGGCAGCCCTGCGCGAAGTGGGAGAAGCCGAAGTGGACTTCTACCGCCAGCGTGGCCTCTTCGAAGAGTATTGCAAGGCCAACGCCATCTAA
- a CDS encoding YHS domain-containing protein, with amino-acid sequence MKTLLSVFALSLAMAGLSTASAADACPVSGKPAKDGITAKHEGKEYGFCCNNCKGKFEKEPAKYLGKAK; translated from the coding sequence ATGAAAACTCTGCTCTCCGTTTTCGCCCTCTCGCTGGCCATGGCTGGCCTGTCCACTGCTTCCGCTGCTGACGCGTGCCCTGTGAGCGGCAAGCCCGCCAAGGACGGCATCACTGCCAAGCATGAAGGCAAAGAGTATGGCTTCTGCTGCAACAACTGCAAAGGCAAGTTCGAAAAAGAACCTGCCAAGTACCTCGGCAAGGCCAAGTAA
- a CDS encoding phosphoribosylformylglycinamidine synthase subunit PurQ, with translation MAKRPHALLLKYPGTNCDAETSRALEAVGFETQVLPIALLEPHALDNTQLVVFSGGFSYGDYVMSGRFAKLNTLAKVGDGLQQFVSRGGHVLGICNGFQILTQLHLLPEGSLIHNTSGRFICRWAGLKKNASSPYLQGLPDEFELPVAHAEGRFVGIDDAAGQYVQNGRAALLYTSDVNGSSQQIAGLQDETGRVFGLMPHPERFLFKKHHYDPDWNGDADHGWGYYMFKSVREAV, from the coding sequence ATGGCAAAACGGCCTCACGCCCTACTACTGAAATACCCCGGCACGAACTGTGACGCCGAGACCTCCCGCGCCCTTGAGGCGGTGGGTTTTGAGACCCAGGTGCTGCCCATCGCCCTCCTCGAACCCCATGCGCTGGACAATACCCAGCTTGTGGTGTTCTCCGGTGGCTTCAGCTACGGGGACTACGTGATGTCCGGCCGCTTTGCCAAGTTGAACACACTGGCCAAGGTGGGAGACGGACTGCAGCAGTTCGTGTCCCGTGGCGGCCACGTGCTGGGCATCTGCAACGGCTTCCAGATCCTCACGCAGCTTCACCTCCTTCCGGAAGGCAGTCTCATTCACAACACCAGCGGCCGCTTCATCTGCCGCTGGGCGGGCCTGAAGAAGAACGCCTCCAGCCCCTATCTCCAGGGTCTGCCGGATGAGTTCGAGCTTCCCGTGGCTCACGCGGAAGGTCGCTTCGTCGGCATCGATGACGCCGCCGGCCAGTACGTGCAGAACGGCCGCGCCGCCCTGCTCTACACCAGCGACGTGAACGGCAGCAGCCAGCAGATCGCCGGTCTTCAGGATGAAACTGGGCGAGTGTTTGGTTTGATGCCGCACCCCGAGCGTTTCCTGTTCAAGAAACATCACTACGATCCAGACTGGAACGGCGATGCCGACCACGGCTGGGGGTACTACATGTTCAAGAGCGTCCGCGAGGCGGTGTAG
- a CDS encoding YHS domain-containing protein has product MKTLLTLAFVAIAGIASAAPVNKTCPVGARPARTDVTSTYNGKEIAFCCNNCKKKFDADPAKYADKVK; this is encoded by the coding sequence ATGAAAACTCTGCTTACCCTCGCCTTCGTTGCCATCGCTGGCATCGCCTCCGCAGCCCCTGTCAACAAGACCTGCCCTGTCGGCGCCCGTCCGGCGCGTACAGACGTGACCTCCACCTACAACGGCAAGGAAATCGCCTTCTGCTGCAACAACTGCAAAAAGAAGTTCGATGCGGATCCTGCCAAGTACGCTGACAAGGTGAAGTAA
- the purM gene encoding phosphoribosylformylglycinamidine cyclo-ligase — protein sequence MSDAASFYTSSSTHQSSEPPKGHTYKQAGVDIREAAALVGDIGQLVKRTQKRRQLAGAFGLFAAAYDLSAYKHPVIVTGCDGVGTKLELLLKHDLLENAGKDLVAMNVNDVLTTGADPILFLDYVGIGRLEKDKITRCIAGMVEYLEACGCILAGGETAEMPGMVADGVVELSGFAIGAAEKDSLIDPTTIQRGDVLVGFPSAGFHANGFSLVRRVLEAEKLELTDEEYQTLLLPTKLYHVEAEALRKNVPSLRAMSHVTGGGLPENLGRLLVFGGHGTHLKVPTWNNPVVQKILAHVDPKDAFDTYNMGFGWVAIVAKEDVDKALACGEGAVVLGEIDGSGEVTVELV from the coding sequence ATGTCCGACGCCGCCTCGTTCTACACATCTTCCTCCACCCACCAGTCCTCCGAACCCCCGAAAGGGCATACGTACAAGCAGGCCGGGGTGGACATTCGTGAAGCGGCGGCCCTCGTGGGTGACATTGGCCAGCTCGTGAAGCGCACCCAAAAGCGCCGCCAGCTTGCCGGGGCTTTCGGTCTTTTCGCGGCCGCATATGACCTGAGCGCATACAAGCATCCGGTTATTGTCACCGGCTGCGATGGCGTCGGCACCAAGCTGGAACTTCTCCTCAAACACGACCTGCTGGAGAATGCGGGCAAGGACCTCGTCGCCATGAATGTCAACGACGTGCTCACCACCGGGGCGGATCCGATTCTTTTCCTGGACTATGTGGGCATTGGTCGGCTTGAGAAGGACAAGATCACGCGCTGTATCGCCGGCATGGTGGAGTACCTCGAAGCGTGCGGCTGTATCCTCGCTGGCGGCGAGACGGCCGAGATGCCTGGCATGGTGGCTGATGGCGTGGTGGAACTGAGCGGCTTTGCCATTGGTGCCGCAGAAAAAGACAGCCTCATCGATCCCACCACCATCCAGCGCGGCGACGTCCTCGTTGGTTTCCCCAGTGCCGGTTTCCACGCCAACGGTTTCAGCCTCGTGCGTCGCGTGCTTGAAGCGGAGAAACTCGAGCTCACCGACGAGGAATACCAGACCCTGCTGTTGCCTACGAAGCTGTACCATGTTGAAGCTGAGGCCCTTCGCAAGAACGTGCCCTCTCTTCGTGCCATGTCTCACGTCACAGGCGGCGGTCTCCCCGAGAATCTTGGCCGTCTTCTCGTCTTTGGGGGTCACGGTACTCATCTGAAAGTTCCCACCTGGAACAATCCCGTCGTGCAGAAGATCTTGGCCCACGTGGATCCCAAGGACGCCTTCGACACATACAACATGGGCTTCGGCTGGGTGGCCATCGTCGCCAAGGAAGACGTGGACAAGGCGCTGGCCTGTGGCGAAGGCGCGGTGGTGCTCGGTGAAATCGACGGCAGTGGCGAAGTCACGGTCGAGCTGGTTTGA
- the purL gene encoding phosphoribosylformylglycinamidine synthase subunit PurL, whose amino-acid sequence MPDPTPKAVYRHVPISGLSGDELLALSQRSKLSLSREDMLAVQAIFKAENREPTDVELEVIAQTWSEHCKHRIFGSRIEHTVDGQSEVVDGLFKTYIKQVTERIIAKKPDFVLSAFTDNAGFVKLDDELAVCLKVETHNHPSAIEPYAGANTGLGGVIRDILGAGKGAKPVASLDVFCFGPPDTQQEDILAKDVIHPLGVMRGVVRGVRDYGNRMGIPTTSGAIQFDDTYIYNPLVFCGTMGVIPIKDIQKEVKPGHVLIAAGGRTGRDGLKGATFSSVSLTTASHEEDQTAVQIGNPIEEKKVADFILAARAKGLIQFVTDCGAGGFSSAAGEMLSETGGEVWLENAPLKAPDLESWQVFISESQERMVIAIEEQDLPEMQKLADIYETELCVLAKADGTGILKVKHHGEMVCELDCRKLHEAPRRHFKTEWQNVDADEEGCYISFEEPEAGNEMLKAVLSDFAIVSREPIIREYDHEVQGNTFLKPLAGASGDAPQDGSVIRVDGSNQLVALGLSLLPELGKTHPHLMGRACVDECIRQLVAMGANPERIAILDNFCLGNPDDAYELGALVETTKGMAQSAEIYGAPFVSGKDSFYNYFKTDEGPISIPCTLLVSGFGVVEEASHVVGSSLRKVGSKLFLLGQLASGLAGSVFARMVMQGSEDPEEDGLVFPNAPEFDEQTSFASYKQYNELVKKGAVLSAHDISEGGLAVTLAEMAFSGKAGIKVNLGDIPTTVELQPAEYLFGETPGCIVFEVAPEHAALAESLGFTAIGETTADGQLVIIDDENTFINASISELKPLWQNGLTPYY is encoded by the coding sequence ATGCCCGACCCCACTCCCAAAGCTGTTTACCGACACGTTCCCATCTCCGGGTTGTCGGGTGATGAATTGCTCGCTCTCAGCCAGCGCTCCAAGCTCTCGCTCTCCCGCGAGGACATGCTGGCCGTGCAGGCGATTTTCAAAGCGGAAAACCGCGAGCCCACCGATGTCGAGCTGGAAGTCATCGCCCAGACCTGGAGCGAGCACTGCAAGCACCGCATCTTCGGCTCCCGCATTGAGCACACCGTTGATGGCCAGTCGGAAGTGGTGGACGGCCTCTTCAAGACCTACATCAAGCAAGTTACAGAGCGCATCATCGCCAAGAAGCCCGACTTCGTGCTTAGCGCCTTCACGGACAACGCGGGTTTTGTGAAGCTGGATGATGAGCTGGCCGTGTGCCTGAAGGTGGAGACGCACAACCACCCCAGCGCCATCGAGCCGTACGCCGGCGCCAACACGGGCCTGGGCGGCGTGATCCGCGATATCTTGGGAGCAGGGAAGGGGGCCAAGCCCGTCGCTTCGCTCGACGTGTTCTGCTTCGGTCCGCCGGACACCCAGCAGGAGGACATCCTGGCCAAGGACGTGATCCACCCCCTCGGCGTCATGCGTGGCGTGGTGCGCGGGGTGCGTGACTACGGCAACCGCATGGGCATCCCCACCACCAGCGGGGCCATCCAGTTCGACGACACTTACATTTACAATCCCCTGGTGTTTTGCGGCACCATGGGCGTGATCCCGATCAAGGACATCCAGAAGGAAGTGAAGCCCGGGCACGTGCTCATTGCCGCCGGCGGTCGCACGGGTCGCGACGGCTTGAAGGGGGCGACGTTCTCCAGCGTGTCCCTCACCACTGCCAGCCACGAGGAAGACCAAACGGCGGTGCAGATCGGCAACCCTATTGAAGAGAAGAAAGTCGCCGACTTCATTCTCGCTGCCCGTGCCAAGGGCCTGATCCAGTTCGTCACCGATTGCGGTGCCGGCGGCTTCAGCAGCGCGGCAGGTGAGATGCTCAGCGAGACCGGCGGTGAAGTGTGGCTGGAAAATGCCCCGCTCAAGGCTCCCGATCTCGAGAGCTGGCAGGTGTTTATCAGCGAGTCCCAGGAGCGCATGGTCATCGCGATCGAGGAGCAAGATCTCCCAGAGATGCAGAAGCTTGCCGATATCTACGAAACGGAACTCTGCGTGCTGGCCAAGGCCGATGGCACCGGCATTCTCAAGGTGAAGCACCATGGCGAAATGGTGTGCGAGCTCGACTGCCGCAAGCTGCACGAAGCACCCCGCCGCCACTTCAAGACCGAGTGGCAAAATGTGGATGCCGATGAAGAAGGTTGCTACATCTCCTTTGAAGAGCCGGAGGCAGGCAATGAGATGCTCAAGGCCGTGCTTTCGGACTTCGCCATCGTCTCCCGTGAACCTATCATCCGCGAGTATGACCACGAGGTGCAGGGGAATACTTTCCTGAAACCTCTGGCCGGTGCCAGCGGTGACGCCCCGCAGGACGGCTCCGTCATCCGCGTGGATGGCAGCAACCAACTCGTGGCCCTGGGCCTCTCGCTCCTCCCTGAACTGGGCAAGACCCACCCGCACCTCATGGGCCGCGCCTGTGTGGACGAGTGCATCCGCCAGCTTGTGGCCATGGGGGCCAACCCGGAACGCATTGCCATTCTGGACAACTTCTGCCTAGGCAACCCCGACGACGCCTATGAACTGGGCGCACTCGTGGAAACGACCAAGGGCATGGCCCAGTCCGCCGAGATCTACGGTGCCCCGTTTGTCTCCGGGAAGGACTCTTTCTACAACTACTTCAAGACCGACGAAGGTCCGATTTCCATCCCGTGCACCCTGCTCGTCAGCGGCTTCGGCGTGGTGGAGGAGGCCTCGCACGTCGTCGGCTCCAGCCTGCGCAAGGTGGGCAGCAAGCTCTTCCTGCTCGGTCAGCTGGCCAGCGGTCTCGCTGGCAGTGTCTTCGCCCGCATGGTTATGCAGGGCTCCGAAGATCCTGAAGAAGACGGACTTGTCTTCCCGAATGCGCCGGAGTTCGATGAGCAGACTTCTTTCGCCTCCTACAAGCAGTACAACGAACTGGTGAAGAAGGGCGCAGTGCTCTCCGCTCACGACATCAGCGAAGGCGGCCTGGCCGTGACGCTGGCAGAGATGGCCTTCTCCGGCAAGGCCGGCATCAAGGTCAATCTGGGCGACATTCCCACCACGGTGGAGCTCCAGCCTGCCGAGTACCTCTTCGGCGAAACGCCGGGCTGCATCGTCTTCGAGGTGGCTCCCGAGCACGCCGCTCTGGCCGAGTCTCTCGGCTTCACCGCCATCGGTGAAACCACCGCTGACGGCCAGCTCGTCATCATCGACGACGAAAACACCTTCATCAACGCCTCCATTTCCGAACTCAAACCGCTATGGCAAAACGGCCTCACGCCCTACTACTGA